The Magnolia sinica isolate HGM2019 chromosome 3, MsV1, whole genome shotgun sequence genome includes the window CAATAAGCTGCATGATACCATCTGCTTTTTATCCTCCGACATAGATGAAATTCGGAAGCAGCAACCGATCCTCAATAAAAAGGGAAGCTCTTTTTCTCAGTCAAAGAAGGATAAAAACACAGTGATAGATAATGTAGGTATAGAGGATTCAACCATTTTGTGTTCCCAAAAGCGTCTCACAACGGCCCCTTGGATTCATACGGAAGAGGAATTCAATCCAGGCGGTCAGTGGTCTGAATTCCAATCAGATTCTCCCGAAAGTATACAGTCCAAAAGTTCTCGTGTGATGAAGAACTTAAAGAAACTCGAGTCGACTTATCTTTCAACAAGATGCCAACCAATCACACCAGCATTGAAACCTATGCATAGAAATTCAGAAGATAGTAGTATTGGTAAAGGGTCAGTTGTGCAAACCGAAGGAAGTTCGGTTGACAACTTCGCCTCTAAGGCGGGCCATGTTGAAGGAAGAAAAGGTGCATGGATAGATTCTTTCCTAGATGGTTTGTGCAAGTATCTATCTTTCAGCAAGTTGAAAGTCCGGGCTGATCTAAATCAAGGGGATCTGTTGAAGTCATCAAACTTAGTACGCTCTTTGAGTTTTGATCGAGACAAGGAATTTTTCGCAGCAGCTGGTCTAAATAGGAAAATTAAAGTTTTTGATTGCGATGCGATTTTAAATGAGGATCAGGATATTCACTATCCGGTAGCTGAGATGGGTGGTAGATCAACAATTAGCAGTGTTTGTTGGAATGGTTATATCAAAAGTCAGATTGCTTCAAGTAACTTCGATGGAGTTGTTCAGGTAACAGCTAAGCTAGTGTTTCATTTTCTAATCCTTTGTAACTTCGTCTGGTGTTTTTGTTACTTATTCTAGCTCTTTAATAAGTATGCATTTTTATCAAGCATCTATTTGGGCTAATAAATtattacatgtgggtcccacatttcagtgatccaaatcattcatatggtgggccccaccccataaAAGCTCCCCACCAGAGAACCCTAATTTTCCAGTTGGGCCCTGTTAAATGTGGCTGATTTACTGCAATTGTCCATTTTCATTGGACAGTTAGGATTACCTGATTAGGGAGATATTGGATCATGGCCAATCTCATGAAGGGGCCCACTAGATCAAATGCTTATGTTGCCgaaaggtggatcccacctgtACCCTTGCTGAGTTGAATTGGAAATTTTGTTTCCTCCTATTGATCATCTTGTGATTGTCTCCGTTTTAAATCATGTCTAGATCTGGGATGTCACAAGTCACCAGGTTTTCGTGGAAATGAGAGAGCATGAGCGACGTGTATGGTCCGTCGACTTCTCACATGGAGATCCTACAAATTTGGCTAGCGGAAGCGACGACGGTGTTGTTAAGCTATGGAATATCAATCAGGCAATTATATTCTTTCACTTGGTGGATGTCAGCTTTTGAACTAAACATACTGCATTCATCTAATTACTATGATCATCTTGATTTTGAATCCCGACGTATAGTAAGTGATTTCTCTTACATGGCTGTCACTGCAGAGGGGAAGCATTGCTACCATCAAAATCAAGGCCAACGTGTGCTCTGTTCAATTCCCTCCTGGTTCAGCCCGCTATCTCGCGATTGGTTCGGCGGACCATAAGTTCTACTATTATGATCTTCGTAACACAAGAATACCTTGGTGCACATTCATTGGCCACACTAAGACAGTGAGCAATGTCAGATTCGTTGATTCCACGAATCTCGTGTCTGCATCTACGGACAATTCATTGAAGCTTTGGGATTTAACGATGAGTGCTTCGAGGGTTGTTGATAATCCTATCCGGACGTTCACTGGGCACACGAATGTAAAGGTGCATTTCTCGTTATAATGAAACAATCTTTTTGGTGCATGtatttaggctgcatttggatgcacaagtgcaTTAGATTTGCAGACATCCACGTTAATTGAGAAGAAATGATAATAGATTAATGATGTTTCCTAGTGTTCATCATGAGGAAGTAGTTCTCAAATTCCAATTGCAGTTATGTTCCTTTCAAGTTAAGACTTGAAAGTAATATAACTGTAATTTAGAGCCCAAACCCTGGAAAGTACAATGTTTTGATAGGGGTGGCAATCAGCCGGACGGCCCAACCCGGCCATGAAGGGCCAGGCCTTGGGCCCCTGGGCTTGAAATCTGGGCTGCTGttatacaaaacaaatggatggtttaaagacaCGTGCGGTCAGTTTCATTCAACATATGTGTAGTTTAAAAGCAATTTGGATTCATtaatgatcaaaaccatttataagaTGGAATCCTTCATGGATGGAGGGGATGACCCCAAAGATTTTTTAGATTGGATTATTTTGAACCTCTAATCATTTCACTCTTTTCCCTAAGGGGCCAGGACCTTTTTGGCCCAATTAGGGTAGGCCAGGGCTTGGGGGCTAGGGGCCCATTACCACCACTATGTTTCTAATAAACAAGTTGCAAAAAAAAAAGTCAGATAGGTTGTGCAGATCCTTTTTTGGTTTTCAGTTTTACAAGTGGGTTCCATTGTTTTATCATCAGTGGATGCACCTTGGATGGCCTATGCACCAAAAAACCCCCTATGTTTGAAGATCCTAGCTGTATAATAATGTGAAACCttgctttattttctcttgtaaCCGTCTATTTGTTGACCACCTGTTGAAGGGTTCAGATTCTTCCTATCTAGCAAAATTTTGGCGCATGGACTCCATAGTGAGGCCGATAACATCATAGTCTTGATCTTCACtgacctgtgggccccacttagcccaaTTGCTCAAACTCCCATTGGTACTGTACTGCTATTTGCCTGAGCATTGTGTATTACCCTCTTAAATCTTATTCTAGTCTTTATCGAGTTTATaacaggtattttttttttttttttgacgaaCCTTGATCATTCTAGTTAAATGGGAAAATAATGTAAGGGATGGGGAATATGTAATTTgtagtgaaaatttttaaaagtctCAGCTGCTTGTGTGCTTGAATGTCCCATATTTCCTATCTATATCTGCCATCATATGTATCAGTACATTGTTTGGTTCTTGGTAGACCTTGTTGCTGATATTAGTATGTTTGTTCTCTTTGTTTCCAGAATTTTGTGGGGCTATCCATATCAGATGGTTACATTGCAACAGGGTCGGAAACAAATGAGGTACTTTATTTCCCCCCATAAATTGATCAATGCAATGAAAATGCAAATGAATTCAGTAGCTTTGAAGGGCCCATCAGTTGATAGATCACTCATAGTTATAGTCAAGAATATGAAACGAATGCCGCATATGTTCCTTGACTGAAAACCAGAGGCCAGAAAAGCACATGGCCCACAAGAACTTTACTAGTGTAAGTTATGGCACTCCCATTGCTGGTCCAAACCCTGCACAATGGAGGGTTGTATCAGGTAACCACATGCATCGGGTAATTTACGAGGAGAATCGAACTCACgcctgtggggagcaaacccaccaCACTAGTCATTGGCCCAAACCTCAGGCAGGTAATggaacccaattagttgggatttCTCGTGAATCTGGACACAATCACGTCACAGTTTGGTGCATATTACTAATTTGGTCTGAACTTTTAGGCCAGATCTGATCTGATGATCCTAGTAGTTTAGGCCTGAGAATGTTCCATGACTGGCCAGGCCTGGAGATTTGATAGGCTGGCTCGACCAACGGTCATCATTAGGCCCGAATATAAATGCATGACCATAATCTTCAATACGCTTCTCTTTACACCAAAAGAGTCATGGTTGGGCCTGGTaccggatttttttttttctggaagaGGTGCGCTccagtggtactggtaccaccgTAAGTGGGCCCACATGGTCTACGTATtgcatctaacccgtccatcagatCCCCTCAGGTTACCCCCAAGATCTGaaaatcagctcaatccaaaactctggtgggtgaAATAAAGTGGGAGGGGATCCCTACTTGAGTTGCAGAACAACCATTACTCTTCTTTCATGGCAGATGAGGGGTCTAGATGATGGATCCATATACACAACATCATGCTCCCCCATGCaaatcaacggtgggtgttccctCTCATCTTGTCCCCTATGCTACAGCCCACCTTAGTATTtgtttgggctgatttttgggaattGCAGGTAGTGTACGGCAaagcatctgatggatgggttggatgttgtgaatacctcatgtgggtcccacatctgcCCAGTGCCACCACAGCTTACGGTGGTACCCTTGCACTGGAATTCTTATACTGAGAGGGCTGTACATGGGATGGCTGGGCCCAAGCAAAACGAAATTTTTGAATAGGGTCGTCAGTAGGCCCAGTCGAAACAGTTCAAGATCTGGGCTGACACCAACCCAAGCCCGGCCTGTTTTATTCTGTACtggctaggattgtttgatcaaacAAGATTGGgtccagtagatggacggtcGTGATAAATGTATCTGTCTACCATTGTACTGTGAAGAAATGGCTCAACCATGTTTTAGCTCTTCTACTTGCTTGGGAATATCATCTCCCTTCCTACACTTTCATAAAATAGACAATACCTGTGGCTAGTacgaaaagtgggccccaccattcaaCCTTAGTACGAAGGTGAAAAGATTCACCCACAAAATAGACGGTTATAAATCTGTCCCTTTATTTCCATGTTATAATAATCTTTGTGGATCAGGTCATTGTCTATCATAAGGCTTTCCCAATGCCAGCATTGTCCTACAAGTTCGATGGCTCAGATCGGTTAACCGGCCACGAAGTGGACGGTGTGGCCCAGTTCATCTCCTGCGTCTGCTGGCGTGGTCAGTCGTCCATCTTAGTTGCAGCCAACTCCACTGGAAACATTAAacttcttgaaatggtttgagcTCATTCCCCCATGAGATTTTTCTCCTTTGCTGATGTGGGCATTGTGGCCGGAGAATATTTTCTTGAAGCAGCTTCTGCCTGGCTACCGGAATCCGGCGGTCTATGCAAGGATTGGATGTTGGAGGATGCaccgaaaaaagaagaagattgaagTGCACGATGTTGTCCTGGTCACAAATGTACATGAAAAACATGGTGATGTAATCACTATGAATATACAGTGTTCAtgcggtgtggggcccaccgtgatatgtgttcaCCCCCAATCCAAAAATCTAGGCTGgtccataaatcaggtgggccacactaaagggacATTGGGGAGAGGGACGCCTACGATAAGAAACTTTTAGATAGAATGTGGGACAGACATTTTTCTGGTCTGtcccacccgagttttggattTGGGATGGCTCTTGGGACGTGAGGTGAAGATGAGGAGACTCACCGGATTCACGGTTTAGATTCCAGACACATCAcgggtaggccccacacagcgtGAACAGCGGATGAGATCATTCCCCAGAAAATTTACCGTGCTTTCTAAATGTTTGAATATATGTTTAGTTCGAAATGTTGATGTGGCACTGGTATCAACACCACTTATGGTGGTACTGGGCTGCTGTGGGTGGGACCCATGTTAACTATCGGTTTGATATATCCTGTCCACTAGATGTGGATTTCCTGCGCAGGGAAGCTTGGTGGGGCtaccgtgatttttgtgagaaattatAACCTTGTTCATCCGTTCTGCGAGCTTATTATAGGACgtgataaaaaatgaggcagatccaaaattcaagtgggccacacgagaggaaactgtggggattgaatTATCATTGTTCGAACATTGCGTGTGGCCACAAAAGTTGTCTATCAGTCTGAGCGTGTGTTTTGAGATCATCCTAAAGGGAgtatggccacaaaagctttgtatCAGGATAAGCTTTTGTGTTTTGAGATCATCCCCATGGGAATAACTTTATAAATGGCTTGGGTcgtatataaacattaaggtgatcctaagaaggtttcaacgataggcattTCTTTCTGCTAAtcactttgagttttggatccacctaattttttgtctaatgtcttaaaataatctgtgCTCTCAATCAATATgtacatatttttttattttttgtctcttcATTAACACCATTGCATCTTTGGTAACCTTAATTACACTGTCGGATGTAGTGAACGTACACCTGTTCGAATCTAATATTCCCAAGGATATTAAGTTTTTCGTTTGATCTAGGACATGCCTAACATCACTTAGAGTTcatatgatttcatcaaacatccTTACATTGATAGTTCATATTGCGATCACCTTGCATACTACATTATTCCTCATAAGAACACTTTCACCATCATAGGACTTGGTCACCAAGTCCTATTCGAACACATATAATACGAATATTCTAAATCTAGAATGCATGTGTCTAAGAAATGACTCATACCTGAAGAGACCGAGATGAAGTCTCCTTTTGAGATCTCTTCTGCCACACTAGTCGATTTACCTATGTTACATTTTCCTTTACTTTCTAGGTCATCTTTTCATTTTCTGGCAATCTCTCTTGAAGTGCCACTCTATGCCATAACAGAAGCATCCATCGTTTGTCTTCAATTTTAATATAGACTTTTCATCTTGTTAGATCAAGATCGCTCAATGGATCTCCCACATCTCTGATCCCCTTTCGCAACTAACCCTTCTGCCTGAGTGTTCTCATCGCTCGACTTCTTACTCATCTCATTCGAAACAAGAGTCGCGGTAATATCTCCCAGGTTTACTGTATTCTTCTCATACAGCAAAGTAGTGACAAAATGGTCGTATGATATGGGAAGCGATGTTGGAAGTAGCACCGCTTTGTCTTTTTCCTTGATCATCACTTCCAGCCTTAACAACTCACTGCAAGCTTTTGTAAACGTGTTCATGTGTTCTGAGAGATCCGATCATTCCTTCATTCATAACTTGAAAAGTTATTTCTTCACGAACAACTTATCTGTATGGGACTTCGCCATGTATAGGTATTATAGTTTCTTTCACATCTCTCGTAGAGTTTCCTCATCCAAAATATTGTACATGACTTCATCCGAAAGACATACATAGATGGTGCTCATAGCCTTCTCTCCAAGATCGCTCCATTCATTATCCGACATCTTCTTTAGTTTAGTGTCCAACGACGCCTCACTCAACCCTTGTGATACTAGAATATTCTTAACATTTTGCTGTCACAAAATAAAATTGTTCTTCCCATTGAATTTTTATATATCGAACTTCGACTCAAACAACTTCGCTGAATTTATGAACATCTTTAGACCCGACGCTTTGATACCATTGTCAATATGTGCACTTTATAGAAATACATTCAACGAATAtagaataatataataaaatagaaaaaccaaaCAATAAAGTAAACAACCACAAAATATAAGATATTTTACGTaaaaaaccctttaaaaaaaaactatggcacaaagcgacaaatatcaaatataatcaaaaccttaaggCATGTTTGGTATGTGGGCTTAGATGAGGTTAGGTGGgattgaattgcatttggtcctgtgaAAATTACATCTAGTGTTTGGGGAGGACGgtaaaggttgggattaggtgggatggaattgatgcatgtgttttatccatgccgtccatccatatatgcCCTTTACACGTAACATTCtaattatatatgtgtacaagtcaccaacatccattgtgaatttggttcgttgattacaattcaaTGGTGCACCAAACGGGGTTTTGTTTAATCTAGTATTTTCCCCGTagtaagaattttatcccaaacatgggattggatgaccCAAATATCATGTTATTTTCAagcatgcaatcattgtgcaaaatggtgttaatcccatctaatgcaattccatatcaATTTATTCCATGGACCAAATATGCTCTTAAAGGTTACAcactcaccttcttcgattacaAAAGCATCCGATCTCTCATTACAATGTGCAACCCTTTAAGCAAAAATCATTCTCAAGCCCTTACAAGTGTTTAGAAACCCTTTCACATCGCAAACCATTGCCTTTGGAGAGAAAACACTCCAATTAACAACCATAATCGTGAATAGGACTTAAATAGCCCGATTTTTGCTAATCTGCATAACATGTTCGGTTGAACCAAATGGGACATTCGGTCAGACCGGACCGACCCAAATGCACTTTTCGATTACAAATCATCACAGCATGCAACCTGAGAAATCACTAATTTTCGATCAAATCAAAATAGACTTTGGTGAAATCGAACAAGGACTTCTCTGCATAGCAAATAGACATCATTAAACGCATACTGCACAATACGTATATGTAATTGCAATAACTCTCTATTATAACCATCCGAACACATCTTGGTTCCCTTTTTCTCCCTTCACAAGGCATGTAATTAAAAGTCATGGGCCACCTGACACCCacaatttcaatttttaaaaaatcttggAGTGGCTACTctttttactttctattttttaagtTATACATGAGttttaggggtgtcaatgggccgggcctgggtATAGGCTCGGCCTGGGTTcttgaactgttttgggctggGCTGTTGGGCCGTCCtatcaaatttttaattttttaggcccgatcctggcccattgacagccctaacgagtttatttcattattattattatttttttttctgttaaCATTTTAAATTACCCATTGTCTAATTTTTTGCCATTCATTTAATAATCATCTactggatttttatttatttatttatttatttttttgacatATCATGCATCAACGGCTTGACCTATTATTTGGATGCTCCTGAACTCAAAACCATGTTCTCCCCATGTGTGGCTTGTCGTATGTTAGTGGCGaaagagcctctctctctctctatagaaaTCCAAGAAGGGAAAATTACAGTCAGACACCTCTATTTACAAATAGTTACAATTATCCACCTATTAATCTTCTTATTACAGTCATACCCTAAGAATTTGATTGTACTTTCTTTTATACATTCGGTGTAAGGAAATTTATTTAAATGACCAgaataaatttatttaaataatcAAAATACAATTTTTAATAAGACTAGcttgttgttttgttttgtacACAGTGGACCGAAATCATCTACAACATGGCTTTCATGcaaattgtggaccccacaagccCTTTGGGGCCTACTTATTGGATATGTAAATAGACT containing:
- the LOC131240898 gene encoding protein SPA1-RELATED 3 isoform X2, translated to MEAGSVSLRRWLDDPKRSINLLECLHIFRQIVEIVKRSHSQGVVFHNVRPSCFAISSFNRVSFIGSSSHSDSFIDDGVGKIGGGQISFSPIRHQQRTRLDSKLEDIFLQSSLAYGFCLSSIKQLGERRSDDTGNVEEGIIERNEIFPLKQILVLELEWYTSPEEVAGASSSFSSDIFRLGVLLFELFCTFSSAEEKIGAMSNLWLRILPPQVLLEWPKEASFCLWLLHPQPNTRPKMSDLLQSEFLDQPRDSLEDREAAIKLREEIREQELLLEFLLQMQEIKQETANKLHDTICFLSSDIDEIRKQQPILNKKGSSFSQSKKDKNTVIDNVGIEDSTILCSQKRLTTAPWIHTEEEFNPGGQWSEFQSDSPESIQSKSSRVMKNLKKLESTYLSTRCQPITPALKPMHRNSEDSSIGKGSVVQTEGSSVDNFASKAGHVEGRKGAWIDSFLDGLCKYLSFSKLKVRADLNQGDLLKSSNLVRSLSFDRDKEFFAAAGLNRKIKVFDCDAILNEDQDIHYPVAEMGGRSTISSVCWNGYIKSQIASSNFDGVVQNFVGLSISDGYIATGSETNEVIVYHKAFPMPALSYKFDGSDRLTGHEVDGVAQFISCVCWRGQSSILVAANSTGNIKLLEMV
- the LOC131240898 gene encoding protein SPA1-RELATED 3 isoform X1, with the translated sequence MEAGSVSLRRWLDDPKRSINLLECLHIFRQIVEIVKRSHSQGVVFHNVRPSCFAISSFNRVSFIGSSSHSDSFIDDGVGKIGGGQISFSPIRHQQRTRLDSKLEDIFLQSSLAYGFCLSSIKQLGERRSDDTGNVEEGIIERNEIFPLKQILVLELEWYTSPEEVAGASSSFSSDIFRLGVLLFELFCTFSSAEEKIGAMSNLWLRILPPQVLLEWPKEASFCLWLLHPQPNTRPKMSDLLQSEFLDQPRDSLEDREAAIKLREEIREQELLLEFLLQMQEIKQETANKLHDTICFLSSDIDEIRKQQPILNKKGSSFSQSKKDKNTVIDNVGIEDSTILCSQKRLTTAPWIHTEEEFNPGGQWSEFQSDSPESIQSKSSRVMKNLKKLESTYLSTRCQPITPALKPMHRNSEDSSIGKGSVVQTEGSSVDNFASKAGHVEGRKGAWIDSFLDGLCKYLSFSKLKVRADLNQGDLLKSSNLVRSLSFDRDKEFFAAAGLNRKIKVFDCDAILNEDQDIHYPVAEMGGRSTISSVCWNGYIKSQIASSNFDGVVQIWDVTSHQVFVEMREHERRVWSVDFSHGDPTNLASGSDDGVVKLWNINQRGSIATIKIKANVCSVQFPPGSARYLAIGSADHKFYYYDLRNTRIPWCTFIGHTKTVSNVRFVDSTNLVSASTDNSLKLWDLTMSASRVVDNPIRTFTGHTNVKNFVGLSISDGYIATGSETNEVIVYHKAFPMPALSYKFDGSDRLTGHEVDGVAQFISCVCWRGQSSILVAANSTGNIKLLEMV
- the LOC131240898 gene encoding protein SPA1-RELATED 3 isoform X3; the encoded protein is MKYSHLNRYWFWSLSGILVLKKLLVLRVRFLQIFFDWVFFFLSSAEEKIGAMSNLWLRILPPQVLLEWPKEASFCLWLLHPQPNTRPKMSDLLQSEFLDQPRDSLEDREAAIKLREEIREQELLLEFLLQMQEIKQETANKLHDTICFLSSDIDEIRKQQPILNKKGSSFSQSKKDKNTVIDNVGIEDSTILCSQKRLTTAPWIHTEEEFNPGGQWSEFQSDSPESIQSKSSRVMKNLKKLESTYLSTRCQPITPALKPMHRNSEDSSIGKGSVVQTEGSSVDNFASKAGHVEGRKGAWIDSFLDGLCKYLSFSKLKVRADLNQGDLLKSSNLVRSLSFDRDKEFFAAAGLNRKIKVFDCDAILNEDQDIHYPVAEMGGRSTISSVCWNGYIKSQIASSNFDGVVQIWDVTSHQVFVEMREHERRVWSVDFSHGDPTNLASGSDDGVVKLWNINQRGSIATIKIKANVCSVQFPPGSARYLAIGSADHKFYYYDLRNTRIPWCTFIGHTKTVSNVRFVDSTNLVSASTDNSLKLWDLTMSASRVVDNPIRTFTGHTNVKNFVGLSISDGYIATGSETNEVIVYHKAFPMPALSYKFDGSDRLTGHEVDGVAQFISCVCWRGQSSILVAANSTGNIKLLEMV